The Pseudoliparis swirei isolate HS2019 ecotype Mariana Trench chromosome 19, NWPU_hadal_v1, whole genome shotgun sequence genomic sequence AGTGACAATATAGTCAACTATAACAAAAAATAACCTCAATATCACAATATCAACCCTAATACAATgcattatttgttattttacaaAGGAGCTATACACTGTTTTTATCTCGTTGGAACCCTTATACCTTGTGGATGATAGTGTCCTATGTAGGCCTACTCTTTCTGCCTCTCTTGTTTCAATTTCACTCTTCAAGTCATATTTGACCATCGTCTCCCCCCCCCGTGCAGGGTACTACACTTGTGTGGAGGTTATCTTCACCCTAAAGCGACAGTCTGGCTTCTACTTGATGGGTGTGTACGCCCCCACGCTGCTCATCGTGGTCCTCTCCTGGCTCTCCTTCTGGATCAACCCTGACGCCAGTGCCGCCAGGGTGCCTTTGGGTAACGTGTTATTTGATCAGTCCAAACCACCTTCCGCTGACATTTACCGAGGCACGTGATGTGTAAATATTCCACGTGATGTGTAAATATTCCACGTGATGTGTACATATTCCCCCGTGCTGTTCAACCAGGGTCGAGTGCGTGGTTGGGTGTTAGCTCCTGAAAGAGGGCTGAGTGAGAGGGCGGTCGGCGTCGAGGTAAAATAGGTGTGGAAAAATCCATGAGGGGAAAAGATTGCAGTTGGATTCATACGTTTTTAGGGATCACCGACATCTCGGCCCCAATCGTCTCCATGACGACAACATCAATCACTTTGACTTCACGAAGGACTTCTATCAACCGTGGTGCCGTGTGCAGCACTGTTCTCTTTGCGATACTTCACTTAATATAACTGTAAGTGACTGAAGTAACCACCACGCTGGTGCTTTAGGTACTTTAGGGCTTTCAAGTAGCACTTATTGAATCTACGTCTTAATTAATGGGGATTGTGAGCCTCTGTTTAAGTGGATTTACTGCACTTCCTACTGTAGAAGTTATGTTTTAGACATTGGAAAAAACCTCAGGCTAAAGGTCTGACGCCCACATCAGTCATTGATCTGCCAACGCACTCACTCACATAAAATtacttatataaaatatataaaaaaataacccCACTTGGTTTTTAGCCAGCTAATCTCTCCATTGATGTGATTCCTGTTAAACCACGAACATTTAACAACAGTTACTAAATTTTGGCTTTTGACTAGGCAGATATGTAAAATGTAACTGATTTCTGTTAATCAGTGTGGGCAACGGGAGGCGGAAAGAGAACCCGGAGGCTCAGCTGGCCAACGAGCACCACCTGATCCCAATGAACCCTAATTAGTGAAGGGCTGAGCGGGGGCTGCACGGGTAGCAGCGCTGTCgctccttttttgttttattcaaacggGAGGAGCGCCACGATCTTTCTCACGCGAAGAGGGTCCAGGTAGATTATTAGACGCTTGGCCTCAGCCAAGAGGGGATTAGAGAATGGATGGTTGAGCACCACCAGTGCTCAATTTAAAGTACTGGTTTTGAATAAATCACAGATTAGCCATCTATGGTGTCCTAGTTTCAGCTGCATGATGGGAAAAGAGGCAGCAACTCTCAAAGCCGTCACACACTTTGTTTGGTCCAGATGGAAAAACGACATCAATGTGATGACCTCACCGTATTACttattactagggctgtcagcgttaacgcgttaatctatgcgattaatttggccgcgttaacgcactaaaatattttaacgcaattaacgcaactttgtttacttccggtgttcgttgattttttacactgtttccgtttttaaaacaattatttctccgcgaaaataaggagcataaatcagtttaactcgtggatgaatcagtcgggtttcctcctgctcctccttcctcccgtctccccctctgatacacagaggaacagaggggcgacgtgtcgggtgacgcggcgcgtaaagaactcgtcacacgaaaccttcaacgtgtctgtcaacattttggggaaaaaacaaccaatgaacactcagtaaatcacaaagtacctcccacctcacaggtgaggctcatttagcagcctgtcagtcagagagcagagaacacggcaccaggacaatgagcctcattgaatagagctgagattgttctggaatgtttgatgtataacatgtgggggtatgtgtcatatgcaaacgcctttaaaaggtgaaattacatttttttgtaaaatgtataaaatgtccccagcctccagagggttaacatgacacatttgaatgtcagtcagttgccaaggccactggttctgctgttcaatgttaaagatgacaggaccaatggggtctcaatatacttctttttttactaatctgatgtttcactgaagaaacaatttatcatccacaatattaaatacctcgctggcactttataggtaggagcctctttgaaaacacagctctgtgtgaagtttggtctttaaaaagaatgaacttttaactcttaacttttaattgcgattaatcgcgattaatcgcgattaatgaatttcaaaatgtgcgattaattagttaattttttttaatcgattgacagccctacttaTTATTCATCACTCATCACTCAGCTCATCCCATCTTCATGCTtcaccatttttattttatttattgttgttgttgttgttgttgttgttgttgttattattattattatattgtgtcTTATTGTATAGGTCTGTGCTACATATTAATGTATTTACCACACATGCAGACTAACACAACATATCCTCATAATCTCATCTTCTACTGACGCTCTGTCACACACCTGGGAGCCACTTTCTAACGCACAAAATAACATTCTCATACAACTAAACTATCAGTTATGATTCTAGGGATGCATATTTTCTTCCAGAAGAACAATCGCTGGTTTAACCATTTCAGACACGTAgttaacaaacaaaagaaaacaaaaaaaggtttaacatgactgaaattttaaaaaggacTAAAAAACATACTAGATGGTGCGTGCAGGGCAGCATAGATGAGATAGTCTATTGTTATCCCCCTCCAGTCGTCCACTGTCTCCTTTTCTCCATCCTCCCTCAAGTTGTTTATCACCACTTTCATCCCATCATCCCTCCAACTCCTCCTGGAAGCCTCCTCTGACTTCTCTCTAAATGGGATCAGTCCAGGTCAGTCAACATTTAGGTGTGGGACTACGTTCATTTATtactcttctgtgtgtgtgttaggttttgaagtgtgtgtgtgtgtgtgtgtgtgtgtgtccacgtgtttgTGTTTAAGGGTTTTATTTAACGGAGCGCTGTTTGTGTATATTCATCAGCACACACGAGGTGTAGTCTTTCCCCATAGGGGGGTGTGAAGTACAATAAAATGGGTTtaccatttattttttatattatttttatgtcCTGATACAAAGTCCAGGTTTATTTTGGACTGGCGTGCCATTGGTCAAGAATCATcacaggaaggggggggggtggggagtgAAGCCATTTCATTGGTGGCTTTAATACCATGTGAAATGAGTGGTTGTAATTATTTATGCCTGGGAATCTCTAACCTGTAATCTTGTTAGCTGTttgagatttttatttttatttttttaacgatGTTAAATAACTGCTATTAGAGGCTGTCTGAGCTGGTGGAGACGTCCTAATGAAGGAGGTAAAGGGACGGTTGAACTTCTAATTGCAGACGTGTTCCAAGAAACCATGTGTGGATGTGAGCGTTTTATTTGGGAGATTCGTTTGTTCAGTATTTGTGTGATTTGAAGAGTAGATTATTGAGTTTACTTCCTCTCCGGTTCATCAAATGCTTTTCCTCAGTGGAAACGAGTATTTACAAGCAGGACGGTCTTATGATTAGCCGGAACTGAAGATTAATCTTCAATAATTTGTTgtccaaaatagaaaaaaaatatattttcaagtCTACACTAGTTGACCTTAGCTGTGTTTCCATTCAAATATATGTGTGCATCACTTTATGGAAATTgagaaaatccttttttttcaattgcgcaaaaaaagttgtaatccTCACTTGAGGTGATTTTTaaatcttataataataataagttcatGCACTAAATCTATTAGGGAAACACCAATtacattctgacggtttaactTTAGATTACTGATCAGCTTTTTCCGCTTAACTTATTGAATATTCCCATAACGTGTGACTGCTTGTTTACATCGTCAGACAGCATGAAAATATCTGATTAATatgataaaaaataattacttcattaaaaaaacgttCCCAATTCAAACACATGACAAATGGCAGAATACAGCCACTGACTGCCTCCTCAGGGGCTTCctattatttttcttattcATTCATCACATAATTAGATTCCAGGAAGCGTAGAGGCAGGACGTATTCGTCGTAGACgttgaaaaaaaagtgacaactTTATATTTCTTCCCACCGACTCCTTCCCTCTTCGCCGGCTGACGAGGTTCGCGGTCCTCCCTCTGTCGCCCAGGCATCCTCtcggtgctctctctctcctccgagtGCACCTCGCTGGCGGCGGAGCTGCCCAAGGTGTCCTACGTCAAGGCCATCGACGTCTGGCTCATCGGCTGCCTGCTGTTTGGTTTCGCCTCGCTGGTGGAGTACGCCGTGGTCCAGGTGATGCTCAACAGCCCGAAGCACATCGAGGCCGAGAaggccaagatggcggccaAGGAGAAGGCCGCCGGGAAAAGCCCCGGGGCCAAGAACAACGTGGTCAACGGGACGGGGGGGACGCCGCTTCATGTCAGCACCTTgcaagtcagtgtgtgtgtgtgtgtgtgtttgcccccATTCAAGGATTTCAAGAGTTACGGTACTCCAGAATATGCAGACAGTAAACTTATACTGCTGAAATCAAGTAAATCTACTCTGGCGGTGGTGAATCCTTTGAGAGTAAAAGGACAATCGAgtcttaattattttttatttgagtgcACAAATATTGTCCATGagtaaatgtctctaatataatcacataaatccatttaatttgaaaccttaaaaataaaagcgcaggatattttttttaaatttctttaagaaaaggtgatcgtgtgtcttttaacccttgtgttgccttcgggtcaatttgacccgattcaatgtttcaccctcctgtcgccttcgggtcaatatgacccgattcaatgtttaaccctccagttacctttatatttactaacatattttaccctcggggtcaatttgaccccagcaattaaaacctccagaaaattattagaattaatattgttttccaagtttaagtgtgaggtactttatgtttgtttgttgactcccgaaagaacaccgacattaaactttgaatcgggtcaaattgacccgaaggcgacaggagggttaaatattgaatcgggtcaaattgacccgaaggcaacacaagggttaagccgtcaggggccacagagaatgatgtctttcaatcagggggttggcggttcaatccccgccctagtcgatgtgtccctgaacaagacactgaaccctgaaTTGCTTCCTGAAGCTTTTactttgagtaccttaaaaagcgcgatatggattattattattattaattcccTGTCACCCATTGATCAAGATGCATACAGTGTAGTTGTAACATCCCTGGTTAGACTCTGACCACGGGCCATTGTTGCATAATAGCCCTTTATAGTCTTCtttgtgtcctgtctgtgtccacACTGCCACAAAGTAAGGGAAAAAGTGAActgcttaaaaaaataacaataataattaattttttagGGTTAATCAGAAGTCCTCTTGGCTGTTTGCACCTCTGCGGCGCGGTTACATTGCAAACTGCTGACTTGATGCAACAAGCAGACAATATAACATGGAAAACTCCATGGCAACATCATACTTTATGTGTCGAAGGCATAACGACAGCGTATGTCAACCTAAAACCGAGCAGCAACTGATTTAGGATCAGAGatagttttttttccccaaacctCCCAGCTCACACACGGTACGATAACCAAATGCATATTCCACATCAAACATCCTCAGGCAGGTCTGTACCGTTGAGTTCTAATCTAAATGTGAAATGCAATCATTGAAGACGGTCATTATCTCGAACACACTCGCTTATCCAGCTCAGTCAGGACTGAAGTCTGACACTCACGTCTCTCCACCTCGACGCCGCATTTAAATCGATTTACCTCTGAAGCCACGATAGTCGGGACCACATTGGGGTTCGAGAGGATTACGCAATTCCATCGAGGTCTGGTGGGCTTACTTGTCAAAAACCAAATCTAATGAGCTTAATGACTTCCGCGAGTAAGCGTCGGTAGTCTGATTAGATCCAGTCCCCCCCGCATGCCTTCAGGGGAAGGGATGAaaggatctttttttttctcctttgcgGATGACATAATAGTGAACTTCTACGTCCTTTTTATACGTCTCGTCGTGGTGGTTCCCATGCCGGTTGTCCGCCGCGATAGCGCATGAAGGGCGTAAGGGAGTTACAAGCCTCGGCAACCATATACGGCCGCATTACAGAGCACATGGTCATCTAATCTCATTTTGGCTCCAgaagtctctttttttcctcctaaaATAACAGGAGTTTGGATTCATCGGCGTGCGTTCGGTGCAAGACTCGGGATCAAACGGATCCTTTACGGGGTTCTCGGAGCAGTCGTCTGTTTCCAATCGAGCTCATCAGCCTCATTTAAATGTTCCTCACAGTTTAGATGAAAGTCGACGTGACTTCTCAGAGACGTCGTTGCCACTGTATACGATTACAACAccgtatttttaaaaaatgtcgtcgtttttttttcgggggggggggaagaggggtcTTTTTGTGTCAGAGTGGTCAGAGAAGGTGGAGCATGCAGTAGTCGTTTTCCAATGTGTGATTTGTAAGTACATTTCAGTAAAGTAATTTATATTTCAGAAAGTGTCACAAGTGCAGTAGTCAATAAAACAAATTGGCAATAACAGGGACCAAAACATTTCTCACAtttaaaagtacaatacactgtaaaagatggtgcaatcaaataaataaacagaagatGAAAAGCGGGCCATAGAATATGTCAtttaaccaaatgccagtgtaaacagggATGTGTTGAGATGCAGTTTAAATGATATTAGCTATTGACTCAAAAACTCAGGTCACCTAGAGTTTTAAGGCGGGATCCcgtgcaaagtcaacgtacagacgcgtgcgGTTGCGATAAACACACAATTTTCCCGGACGGCGCGTTTTTGGGCGACGCAAATTTTGCCTctcgttgaaatatttcaacatttGGTGAAaactcgcaactcgggccaatcagctcgtGAGTTGCTCCGcgtgtcatcgctgtcccgccgatgttgaatcagaacaagatggaggacagACTTATCGTTGCGGTTTGCGGGCACCCGGAGCTCTTTAATACCTCTGAGTCTTGGAATCGCAGAGAATAAAACTGTGAAGTTATGTAGAAATATCTATATGATATTAtatgaacccgaacacgagggcgtgagatgttccgatgtttgtgggatgtccacaacgagcataaagcagaactagcTAGTGGtcagttattccgtggtggatggcggaaaataaCGGTtttcacggagtaaagccacggagataagccccgcccctcgtggAATTTCGCAACACTATTGGTGAGATTATGGGCGAAGTAGTTGAGCCACgtatgatggagagagaggatttTAAAGTCGATCCTATAACTCTCCAAAGTAAAGTCGCAGAGTCAGAACATTGTCTTTCTTTGTTGGAGAAACAATGTGTCTTGTTTAAGTAGCgggtttattattttctttttcgcAGCTCTCAAACAGATGTGACAGAActattgcaaaaaaaaagaacaaaaagaaagatattTGAGGTTCAACGTGTAAGATACGGCGACGCCGTTTGTTTAAAAATGAAGCGATGAAATGAAGAGATTGCAGTATTGGTGTTACGTCAACACGGAGGGACCAAGGAATGTGATGTGGTGTGAATTACCGAAATCAATGCCGACGTTTCTGTTCTAGTCCCAAATGCAGAATGTTTCAATCTTTTTTCTGTTGCCGGaaatgtttaaaagaaaatgaagaCGAGGTATGTGGTAACACCTTGTTGATTGACATGTTTTATAAGGTGTATGTGTCATTACAATGGCACATTAGACTCAACAGCAGAAGTCAGACATGGATCGGgtgaaatatttaataaacaaaACGTTCAGGCTTCAGGTGTCCGAAGAACAGGAAGGCAGGGAACTCCAAATACATCGGTTCCCACACAGTGAGACTGAcaattatgttatgttattataATAGATTAGAAAACTTTGTTAATCCTCAGTGGGGAAACTCGTTTGCCACCAACaagtcatacagacaacaatagacacaGTCCAACAGAGcacaacagacaagaaacacCGCTAATCACAGGAGGTGGGGAAACAATGTTctcttatttaaatgtgttcacttgaaggtgctggagaggctggtcttggcccacctccggccgcaggtgaaatcatcgttggaccctctgcaatttgcttaccagcctcatgtgggagtggacggcgccatcatctacctgctgcaacgagctcagtcgcacctggatggaaccggtgtctctgtgagagtcactttctttgacttctccagtgcatttaacaccatccagccactgctgctgagtgagaagctgcgggtggcgggtgtggacgcgtccaccatctcctggatcactgactacctcacaggcagaccacagtttgtcagaatgggcgtgtgctgtctggaacggtggtcagtgatgttgagcccacaggaactgttctgtctccttcctcttcaccctgtacaccagtgacttccagtacaacacggagtcatgccatctgcagaagtactctgatgattctgcagtggtcgggtgtattaggatggacgggaggaggagtacagggcagtggtgagtgactttgtaaagtgggccgatgcgaaccacctgcggctgaacgtggccaagaccagagagatggtggtggacttcaggaggaaggcgacagctcctacacctctgagtgtcctgtgggttgacgtggacatggtggaggagtacaagtacctgggcgtctccttccgcagccgactgaactggaaggccaacatcaacgctgtgtacaagaagggatgagtcgactctttttcctgagaaagctgatccttcaacgtgtgcagcaagatgctggagttattctaccagtcggttgtcgccagtgtgctgcactttgccattgtctgctgggggagcagcatcggggccggtgacaccagccgtcttaacaaactggttaggaaggctggctccatcatcggctgccagctggagcacctggaacaggtggtggagaggaggacgttgaagaaacttgtgtccatattggacaacccggaccaccctctccaccacctcctacagggacagaggagtactttctccagacgtctcctcacgctccgctgccacaaggagagatacaggagaacattcctgccgacggctatgaggctctacaacagttcacctcttgccagatcaccctaacccttcttatattttgtgttttttattttatttttatttttattttttattcttgtgttgctgctactggctcgacaaatttccccttggggattaataaagtatatttctattctattctttcTTCTTTCATATACGGCCGCATTCGCATTACAGAGCACATGGTCATCTAATCTCATCTTGGCTCCAgaactctctttttttcctcctaaaATAACAGGAGTTTGGATTCATCGGCGTGCGTTCGGTGCAAGACTCGGGATCAAACGGATCCTTTACGGGGTTCTCGGAGCAGTCGTCTGTTTCCAATCGAGCTCATCAGCCTCATTTAAATGTTCCTCACAGTTTAGATGAAAGTCGACGTGACTTCTCAGAGACGTCGTTGCCACTGTATACGATTACAACAccgtatttttaaaaaatgtctgcgTTTttttgaggggaggggggggaagaggggtcTTTTTGTGTCAAAGAGTGGTCAGAGAAGGTGGAGCATGCAGTAGTCGTTTTCCAATGTGTGATTTGTAAGTACATTTCAGTAAAGTAATCTATATTCCACAAAGTGTCACAAGTGCAGTAGTCAATAAAACAAATTGGCAATAACAGGGACCAAAACATTTCTCACAtttaaaagtacaatacactgtaaaagatggagcaatcaaataaataaacagaagatAAAAAGCGGGCCATAGAATATGTCAtttaaccaaatgccagtgtaaacagggATGTGTTGAGATGCAGTTTAAATGATATTAGCTATTGACTCAAAAACTCAGGTCACCTAGAGTTTTAAGGCGGGATCCcgtgcaaagtcaacgtacagacgcgtgcgGTTGCGATAAACACACAATTTTCCCGGACGGCGCGTTTTTGGGCGACGCAAATTTTGCCTctcgttgaaatatttcaacatttGGTGAAaactcgcaactcgggccaatcagctcgtGAGTTGCTCCGcgtgtcatcgctgtcccgccgatgttgaatcagaacaagatggaggacagACTTATCGTTGCGGTTTGCGGGCACCCGGAGCTCTTTAATACCTCTGAGTCTTGGAATCGCAGAGAATAAAACTGTGAAGTTATGTAGAAATATCTATATGATATTAtatgaacccgaacacgagggcgtgagatgttccgacgtttgtgggatgtccacaacgaGCATAAAGCAGACCTagctagtggttagttcttccgtggtggatggcggaaaataaCGGTtttcacggagtaaagccacggagataagccccgcccctcatgGAATTTCGCAACACTATTGGTGAGATTATGGGCGAAGTAGTTGAGCCACgtatgatggagagagaggatttTAAAGTCGATCGTATAACTCTCCAAAGTAAAGTCGCAGAGTCAGAACATTGTCTTTCTTTGTTGGAGAAACAATGTGTCTTGTTTGCGAGGGCgggtttattattttcttttttcgcaGCTCTCAAACAGATGTGACAGAActattgcaaaaaaaaagaaggtatttGAGGTTCAACGTGTAAGATACGGCGACGCCGTTTGTTTAAAAATGAAGCGATGAAATGAACAGATTGCAGTATTGGTGTTACGTCAACACGGAGGGGACCAAGGGAATGTGATGTGGTGTGAATTACCGAAATCAATGCCGACGTTTCTGTTCTAGTCCCAAATGCAGAATGTTtcaatctttttttctgttgccgggaaatgtttaaaagaaaaatgaagacGAGGTATGTGGTAACACCTTGTTGATTGACATGTTTTATAAGGTGTATGTGTCATTACAATGGCACATTAGACTCAACAGCAGAAGTCAGACATGGATCGGgtgaaatatttaataaacaaaACGTTCAGGCTTCAGGTGTCCGAAGAACAGGAAGGCAGGGAACTCCAAATACATCGGTTCCCACACAGTGAGACTGAcaattatgttatgttattataATAGATTAGAAAACTTTGTTAATCCTCAGTGGGGAAACTCGTTTGCCACCAACAAGTCATACAGACAAAAATAGACACAGTCCAACAGAGcacaacagacaagaaacacCGCTAATcacagtgggaggaggtggggaaaCAATGTTctcttatttaaatgtgttcacttgacacacaggtgtcaaacacgaggcccgcgggccaaatccggcccgtcCCATCATTGTATGTGGCCCCTTACGGCTTGAGAGACACACGAtaccccttttcttaaagaaattgaagaagaatatcccgtgcttttattttgaaggtttcaaattaaacggatttatgttattatatgagaggaattttctcatgtacaatatttgtaTAACATATcaaaaaatataacctaaataagcaatgattaatcaatattactttacaataaaattaaatacaaatgtcaaaataaatagctccaacaaatatttaataataataatagtatttgTAAGTgtctgcgcccccccccccccccccaggtggccGGGACTCGCTGTAAGAAGGTGTGCACCTCCAAGTCGGACCTGCGGACCAACGACTTCAGCATTGTGGGCTCGCTGCCGCGCGACTTCCAGCTGTCGAACTTTGACTGCTACGGGAAGCCCATCAACAACGGCGGGCGCGGCGGCCGCGGCAAATCCCAGGCCAAGTAcaagaggcccccccccccgaaacccATCATCCCCTCCGCCGCCAAGAGGGTCGACCTGTACGCCCGGGCGCTCTtccccttctccttcctcttcttcaacgTGGTGTATTGGTCCGTTTACCTGTGATTTCATATTTTGAAAGTATCTTGTGTTGtaacacacgcccacacacacacacacacacatatatacacacacacacacacacacacaagttcttTGTCAATCTAATTAGCTTCAAAAAAATTCCAAAAGTGAATACGTTTACATGCTAAAATCCTGGTTTCCAGTCTGATCCTGCTTTTTGATCGTATTCAGGATATATCGCGTttacatggaacatgaaaaaCATGGTGATTCATATCCTCTCCACACGATCAGTGTAATATCCAGGTTTGTGATCGTCTGCCTATAAGGTAATCTCACCGTCTCAGCCTCTCTATGTTCTGTACTCACGAATAACAGACAGAAACTTGGATATGGCCGAGGCGTCCTGTTTCCTATCGGAGTACCGCAGCCAGCAAATCCAGGTTTTATAAAACCAGGATATAATGTTTACATGACTTATACGGATAACAGGGATATTCCACAAACAAAACCACATGGTACCCAGGATGTGCATAAGTGCATACCCATTAATGAATCTTAATCATACAAACATaattgttgaaaaaaagaaagtttaaacaatgtattgttacatttatatttacatgaaAATAGACAAATATCGTGATTTGTGTGTTAAacaatgctcataacttcatgTGTATTTTACCTACAAAGGAATATCATAAAATCATCACAAATGATATCATAATGTAATCTGTCCTACAAATGTATACGCAACATCTTGtattggaaaaaaacttaatttaTTGATAATGGTCCAGGAGAGGTCGATACAGGATTGACCGTTGGGAAGTCCACAAGGATTTGATTGCGTAAGAACCGATCAGAGGATGCAAAGATCTATAAAAGAGCATTTGTAAGTCCTAAATCCAGTTCAGTTTTGAGTCATGGGAGTCTGCCCACACGTTTAATACGTTTACACATATATTTGAggttattacattgttattacattgttattacaTCGCATgctaaagagaagaaaaaaaaagaaattgcatGCATATGAAGATTCAGTCTAAATATCTGTTTTATGAAGTATTTATTACCTTTTATTATCATTTGCTCTGGAGGAGATAATCGAATATGTGAAACGCCGTTGTTCCTGTTAAGATGTCTTTTGTGACACTGCCACCTTtctaataaatgtaaatgtatgacATCACTAACCTGTAGCGTACGTAAACTGTGACCACGTGTCTGTGA encodes the following:
- the glrbb gene encoding glycine receptor, beta b isoform X1 — encoded protein: MGVKKLAVFLLVLYLCLEGGWAKENRSKKGKKKGKPIFCPSQLSSEDLAQVPENSTSNILNRLLLTYDPRIRPNFKRIPVEDKVNIFINSFGSIQETTMDYRVNIFLRQRWNDPRLKLPQDFKSESLTVDPGMFKCLWKPDLFFANEKSANFHDITQENILLFIFQNGDVLISMRLSITLSCPLDLTLFPMDTQRCKMQLESFGYTTNDLQFMWQTGDPVQMDNIALPQFDIRQEDIDYGNCTKFYSGTGYYTCVEVIFTLKRQSGFYLMGVYAPTLLIVVLSWLSFWINPDASAARVPLGILSVLSLSSECTSLAAELPKVSYVKAIDVWLIGCLLFGFASLVEYAVVQVMLNSPKHIEAEKAKMAAKEKAAGKSPGAKNNVVNGTGGTPLHVSTLQVAGTRCKKVCTSKSDLRTNDFSIVGSLPRDFQLSNFDCYGKPINNGGRGGRGKSQAKYKRPPPPKPIIPSAAKRVDLYARALFPFSFLFFNVVYWSVYL
- the glrbb gene encoding glycine receptor, beta b isoform X2, which codes for MDYRVNIFLRQRWNDPRLKLPQDFKSESLTVDPGMFKCLWKPDLFFANEKSANFHDITQENILLFIFQNGDVLISMRLSITLSCPLDLTLFPMDTQRCKMQLESFGYTTNDLQFMWQTGDPVQMDNIALPQFDIRQEDIDYGNCTKFYSGTGYYTCVEVIFTLKRQSGFYLMGVYAPTLLIVVLSWLSFWINPDASAARVPLGILSVLSLSSECTSLAAELPKVSYVKAIDVWLIGCLLFGFASLVEYAVVQVMLNSPKHIEAEKAKMAAKEKAAGKSPGAKNNVVNGTGGTPLHVSTLQVAGTRCKKVCTSKSDLRTNDFSIVGSLPRDFQLSNFDCYGKPINNGGRGGRGKSQAKYKRPPPPKPIIPSAAKRVDLYARALFPFSFLFFNVVYWSVYL